In Gimesia benthica, a single window of DNA contains:
- a CDS encoding argininosuccinate synthase codes for MAREKVVLAYSGGLDTSVAVKWINEKYDMDVITYTCDLGQGRDVDGIKEKAIKTGAVEAVVEDVRNMFVDFFVWPSLMAGTMYEGKYPLATALGRPLIAHRMVEVAKEHGATAVAHGCTGKGNDQVRFDVSFQTLAPQLKIIAPVREWKWTRTEELQYAKEHGIEVEATKESIFSIDQNLWGRSVEAGVLEDPWVAPPKEAYKWTVAPQDAPDQPVELEIEFEQGRPIAIDGKEMDGADLIAHLNTIGGEHGIGRIDHVENRLVGIKSREIYEAPAAVILHNAHRELEYLTLSRQSLRFKTFVSQTCSDIIYDGLWYSSFHQDLMGFVEKNQRFVSGTVRVSLYKGNHTVTGLKSEHSLYSPELATYEEGDQFPHETALGFIRIHGLAQQTQARQQLLKGEPSSKPTRIMPPSQSDKS; via the coding sequence GTGGCAAGAGAAAAAGTAGTTCTGGCATACAGTGGTGGTCTGGATACTTCCGTCGCCGTTAAGTGGATCAATGAAAAATATGACATGGACGTGATCACTTATACCTGTGATCTCGGCCAGGGTCGCGACGTGGATGGAATCAAGGAAAAAGCGATCAAAACCGGTGCCGTGGAAGCCGTGGTCGAAGATGTGAGAAACATGTTCGTCGACTTCTTCGTCTGGCCTTCTCTGATGGCAGGCACCATGTACGAAGGTAAGTACCCCCTGGCGACTGCTCTGGGCCGCCCGCTGATCGCCCACCGGATGGTGGAAGTCGCGAAGGAGCACGGGGCAACCGCTGTCGCTCATGGCTGTACTGGTAAAGGTAATGACCAGGTCCGCTTCGATGTCTCCTTCCAGACCCTGGCACCGCAGCTGAAAATCATTGCTCCCGTTCGCGAGTGGAAATGGACACGCACCGAAGAGTTGCAGTACGCCAAAGAACATGGAATCGAAGTTGAAGCCACCAAGGAAAGCATCTTCAGTATCGACCAGAACCTCTGGGGACGCTCCGTGGAAGCAGGTGTGCTGGAAGATCCCTGGGTAGCTCCTCCGAAAGAAGCTTACAAGTGGACCGTGGCTCCCCAGGATGCTCCCGATCAACCTGTTGAACTGGAGATCGAATTCGAGCAGGGACGTCCCATTGCCATCGATGGTAAGGAGATGGACGGTGCTGACCTGATCGCACACCTGAATACAATCGGCGGTGAGCACGGCATTGGCCGGATCGACCACGTTGAGAATCGTCTGGTCGGTATCAAGAGTCGTGAAATTTACGAAGCACCCGCTGCCGTGATTTTGCACAACGCACACCGTGAACTGGAATACCTGACACTCAGTCGGCAGTCACTGCGATTCAAAACGTTCGTCAGTCAGACTTGCAGCGATATTATTTACGATGGTCTCTGGTACAGCTCTTTCCATCAGGACCTGATGGGATTTGTTGAAAAGAACCAGCGGTTTGTTTCCGGAACAGTCCGCGTCTCGCTGTATAAAGGAAATCACACCGTAACCGGTCTGAAGAGCGAACACAGCCTTTACAGTCCCGAACTGGCAACCTACGAAGAAGGCGACCAGTTCCCGCACGAGACTGCCCTGGGCTTCATTCGTATTCACGGACTGGCACAACAGACACAAGCCCGCCAGCAGTTGTTGAAGGGGGAACCGAGTTCGAAACCGACCCGGATTATGCCCCCCAGTCAATCCGATAAATCCTGA
- the groL gene encoding chaperonin GroEL (60 kDa chaperone family; promotes refolding of misfolded polypeptides especially under stressful conditions; forms two stacked rings of heptamers to form a barrel-shaped 14mer; ends can be capped by GroES; misfolded proteins enter the barrel where they are refolded when GroES binds) → MAKMIAFDQEAQEAMRRGISKLARAVRVTLGPKGRNVILEKSFGSPTVTKDGVSVAREIELSDKFEDMGARMVREVASKTSDIAGDGTTTATIMAEAIYNEGLKSVVAGVSPIAMKRGMDKAVEDIVDKLHKMSIECKNKKAISQVGKVASNGDEEIGKILADAMEQVGKDGVITVEEGQSLHTSFEVVEGMQFDRGYLSPYFVTDPQSMSCELEDCYVLVHEKKISNIKDLVPVLEKVVNAGKPLLIIAEDIEGEALSTLVINKLRGTFRCSAVKAPGYGDRRKAMLQDIAIMVGGQAIFEDLGIQLENLQLSDLGVAKKVTVDKDNTTIIEGGGKPGEIKARIDQIRRELENSTSDYDKEKLEERIAKLSGGVAQINVGAATESEMKEKKARVEDALHAVRAAVAEGILPGGGVALLRSSSACKPTGLSEEEKVGYEIILRACRAPLTSIANNAGDDGSVVCEKVSEMEGNMGYNAATSKYEDLVKTGIIDPTRVTRSALQNSASVSTLLLTSDALIAEKGKDDHGDDDLH, encoded by the coding sequence ATGGCAAAGATGATTGCCTTCGATCAGGAAGCTCAGGAAGCGATGCGACGCGGCATCAGCAAGCTGGCAAGAGCGGTTCGTGTGACTCTGGGGCCGAAAGGTCGTAACGTCATTCTCGAGAAAAGCTTTGGTTCTCCAACTGTAACCAAAGACGGTGTATCTGTTGCCCGCGAAATCGAACTGTCTGACAAGTTCGAAGACATGGGTGCCCGCATGGTGCGTGAAGTTGCCAGCAAAACATCTGACATTGCGGGTGACGGAACCACAACTGCAACCATCATGGCTGAAGCGATCTACAACGAAGGCTTGAAGTCTGTTGTTGCCGGCGTCAGCCCGATTGCCATGAAACGTGGCATGGATAAAGCTGTCGAAGACATCGTCGACAAACTTCACAAGATGTCCATCGAGTGCAAAAACAAAAAGGCCATCTCTCAGGTTGGTAAAGTCGCTTCTAACGGCGATGAAGAAATCGGCAAGATCCTGGCTGATGCCATGGAACAGGTCGGTAAAGATGGTGTGATCACCGTTGAAGAAGGCCAGAGCCTGCACACCAGCTTCGAAGTCGTCGAAGGGATGCAGTTCGATCGTGGTTACCTCTCACCTTACTTCGTGACCGATCCTCAGAGCATGTCTTGCGAACTGGAAGACTGCTACGTACTGGTACACGAAAAGAAGATTTCCAACATCAAGGACCTGGTTCCTGTTCTGGAAAAAGTGGTTAACGCCGGCAAGCCGCTGCTGATCATCGCTGAAGACATCGAAGGCGAAGCCCTCTCGACTCTCGTGATCAACAAGCTGCGTGGTACCTTCCGCTGCAGTGCAGTCAAAGCCCCCGGTTACGGTGACCGTCGTAAAGCCATGCTGCAGGATATCGCCATCATGGTTGGTGGTCAGGCCATTTTCGAAGACCTCGGTATTCAGCTGGAAAACCTGCAGTTGTCTGACCTGGGCGTCGCCAAGAAAGTGACCGTCGACAAAGACAATACCACCATTATCGAAGGTGGCGGAAAGCCAGGCGAAATCAAAGCCCGTATCGACCAGATTCGTCGCGAACTGGAAAACTCCACCAGCGACTACGACAAAGAAAAACTGGAAGAACGGATCGCCAAGCTGTCCGGTGGTGTTGCCCAGATCAACGTGGGTGCCGCTACAGAAAGCGAAATGAAAGAAAAGAAAGCACGCGTCGAAGACGCTCTGCACGCCGTTCGGGCTGCTGTTGCTGAAGGGATCCTTCCCGGCGGTGGCGTTGCTCTGCTGCGAAGCTCTTCTGCCTGCAAACCAACCGGTCTGTCTGAAGAAGAAAAAGTGGGTTACGAAATCATTCTGCGTGCCTGCCGTGCACCACTGACTTCGATCGCCAACAATGCCGGCGACGATGGTAGCGTGGTTTGCGAAAAGGTTTCGGAAATGGAAGGCAACATGGGCTACAATGCCGCGACTTCCAAGTACGAAGATCTGGTCAAAACCGGGATCATTGACCCGACCCGCGTGACCCGGTCCGCTCTGCAGAATTCCGCCAGTGTTTCAACCCTGCTGCTGACCAGCGATGCTCTGATCGCTGAAAAAGGCAAGGATGACCATGGCGACGACGACCTGCACTAA
- the groES gene encoding co-chaperone GroES: MAKKAAKASKGARIVPLGDKVVLKREVAESTTAGGIVLPDSAQNKPQRGEVVAVGDGHVKSDGTKLPLTVKEGDRVIFSPYGGDEIKIGGEEYLLLRESDILATY, from the coding sequence ATGGCGAAGAAGGCTGCCAAAGCAAGCAAAGGCGCCCGTATTGTCCCTCTTGGTGACAAAGTCGTTCTGAAAAGAGAAGTTGCAGAATCAACCACCGCAGGTGGGATTGTTTTACCAGACAGTGCCCAGAATAAACCACAGCGTGGTGAAGTGGTCGCCGTGGGAGATGGACACGTCAAATCTGACGGAACCAAGCTGCCATTGACGGTAAAAGAGGGCGACCGTGTCATTTTCAGCCCTTATGGCGGAGATGAAATCAAAATCGGCGGAGAAGAATACCTGCTGCTCCGCGAAAGTGACATTCTGGCAACTTACTAG
- a CDS encoding tetratricopeptide repeat protein, protein MPEPYSSTSDNNSPYLNLNTLIQHARELASQGKFGQARALFYADEFEGPDWQRQLGLGEFLLSTGQTADAIEPFSLVLDYAHQTDEKSLRSVACHNLAIAYRELGYSQLAAQFQQYSIAWGDLRSADHQTLESEIHQLSEHAACDLTGRANDAIMQQDYQLAEQLLNISLGREILDGDADAQAADWGNLGILQGLQGNHLRAIVYLRKAYQLHQQTQNHSALGQDLIHLAEVFKLTGRLKRAARCLQRAINCFSQCNSQGNADQEACVRLHELQRLLAVQQHDPLLN, encoded by the coding sequence GTGCCTGAGCCTTATTCTTCTACATCTGACAACAACAGTCCCTACCTGAACCTGAATACCCTGATCCAGCATGCACGTGAACTGGCATCACAGGGAAAGTTCGGCCAGGCCCGTGCACTTTTTTATGCAGACGAATTTGAGGGACCAGACTGGCAACGCCAGCTGGGACTGGGGGAATTTCTCCTGTCGACGGGCCAGACTGCTGATGCGATCGAACCCTTCTCGCTGGTCTTGGATTATGCACACCAGACCGACGAAAAATCGCTTCGCTCAGTCGCCTGCCACAATCTGGCGATCGCTTATCGTGAACTGGGGTATTCGCAACTAGCCGCCCAGTTTCAGCAATATTCGATCGCCTGGGGAGATCTTCGCTCCGCTGATCATCAGACTCTCGAATCAGAAATTCATCAATTGTCCGAACATGCAGCCTGTGATCTGACAGGCAGGGCAAACGACGCGATCATGCAGCAGGACTATCAGCTTGCCGAACAACTACTGAACATTTCACTTGGCCGAGAGATACTTGACGGCGATGCGGATGCCCAGGCCGCTGACTGGGGCAACCTTGGTATCTTACAGGGTTTACAAGGGAACCATCTCCGCGCTATCGTCTACCTGCGTAAGGCATATCAACTCCATCAACAGACGCAAAACCATTCCGCCCTGGGACAGGACCTGATCCATCTTGCGGAAGTTTTCAAGTTAACCGGTCGCCTGAAACGCGCCGCGCGATGCCTACAGCGGGCAATCAACTGTTTCTCGCAATGCAACAGCCAGGGAAATGCGGATCAAGAGGCATGCGTCCGTTTACATGAGTTGCAACGATTACTCGCCGTCCAGCAGCATGATCCTCTGCTGAATTGA
- a CDS encoding zinc ribbon domain-containing protein: protein MPIKVHCKECDTTFSVKDEAAGKRVRCKGCGSPVKVPSGEKRKKRAATASKSADTDDFLASFDIDKIEDKEARICPRCGHDADEEDIECSNCGVNLTTGRLSEKTRKKRRRKGPAIEEFYSKSWGDAYTFLGNHKGLATKTFLYSFIASTLFFCAIFMMFWCHRTPPRAFWGFIAFVSIMAVPGWIWFIQTEVVRYALQKKDKLKRINFDFFLCSALGMKFIFWIVLFSLPAQAVFGTIGYYYISNGSIPIGAALIAVGFIPTFLMFPLAMPHMTVADSTPGWLVHKLGRVFLTLAKPALFWCFVFFVTTLPALGCLAAIGAISGSDLDTFFSNVRYNSAVAADNDAKEWADENKIEDFVEGPMVGKKPVELQPKVLILPSILWLFACVFYAPTLIYNARVNGLLAVHCKPDLQLVTKLEEVKYVSKAEREKTGPPTPRWQLSLVGIGIGVVVGIAMFFLIPLMPLLLLRVLLIIMGVAQIGCLFNVLAQIKQKEGLGFAILGFFVSIYAYVMGWIYAKKDKEIGGTMMLWTLFFIASTLTQIGLVYHAVSMMFTELNNNANAQAPEDPAAEPAAVEAGEGPADPAVDAAPAEPAVP from the coding sequence ATGCCCATCAAGGTTCATTGCAAAGAATGTGATACCACCTTTTCTGTCAAAGATGAAGCGGCTGGAAAGCGGGTACGCTGCAAAGGATGCGGCTCACCGGTTAAGGTCCCCTCTGGCGAGAAGCGGAAGAAACGGGCCGCCACTGCCAGCAAGTCAGCGGACACGGATGATTTTCTGGCCAGTTTTGATATCGATAAGATTGAGGACAAGGAAGCCCGGATCTGCCCCCGTTGCGGACACGATGCGGATGAAGAAGATATTGAATGCTCCAATTGTGGCGTGAACCTGACCACCGGCCGTCTGAGCGAAAAGACCCGTAAAAAACGGAGACGAAAAGGCCCGGCGATCGAAGAGTTCTACTCGAAATCCTGGGGCGATGCTTATACGTTTCTGGGAAACCATAAGGGGCTGGCAACCAAAACTTTTCTGTATTCGTTTATCGCCAGCACACTCTTCTTCTGTGCCATCTTCATGATGTTCTGGTGCCATCGCACTCCGCCGAGAGCTTTCTGGGGATTCATTGCCTTTGTCTCTATCATGGCAGTTCCTGGCTGGATCTGGTTTATTCAGACCGAAGTCGTTCGCTACGCCTTGCAGAAGAAAGATAAACTCAAACGGATCAACTTTGACTTCTTCCTCTGTTCGGCTCTGGGAATGAAGTTCATTTTCTGGATCGTGCTGTTCAGCCTGCCTGCCCAGGCCGTGTTTGGCACTATCGGCTATTACTATATCTCCAACGGATCGATTCCCATCGGTGCCGCACTGATTGCCGTTGGTTTTATCCCGACATTTCTGATGTTTCCCCTGGCTATGCCTCATATGACTGTGGCCGATTCCACACCGGGCTGGCTGGTCCATAAACTGGGCAGAGTGTTTTTAACACTCGCGAAACCAGCCTTGTTCTGGTGCTTTGTCTTCTTTGTCACAACATTGCCAGCCCTCGGTTGTCTGGCTGCCATCGGAGCCATTTCCGGTAGTGACCTGGATACATTTTTCTCCAACGTCCGCTATAACTCGGCCGTCGCTGCCGATAATGATGCCAAAGAATGGGCCGATGAAAACAAGATCGAAGATTTTGTTGAAGGCCCCATGGTTGGCAAAAAGCCAGTCGAATTACAGCCCAAAGTGCTGATCTTGCCTTCGATTCTCTGGCTGTTCGCCTGTGTGTTTTATGCCCCGACTCTGATTTACAATGCCCGGGTGAATGGCTTGCTGGCCGTCCATTGCAAACCGGATTTACAGTTGGTCACCAAGCTCGAAGAAGTCAAATACGTTTCAAAAGCAGAACGGGAGAAAACGGGTCCCCCGACTCCCCGCTGGCAGCTCTCGCTGGTCGGAATCGGGATTGGTGTGGTCGTCGGAATTGCGATGTTCTTCCTGATTCCCCTCATGCCCTTGCTTCTGCTGCGTGTTCTGCTCATCATCATGGGGGTCGCTCAGATCGGCTGTCTGTTCAATGTGCTTGCCCAGATCAAGCAGAAAGAAGGGCTGGGCTTTGCAATTCTGGGTTTCTTTGTCTCAATTTACGCATATGTCATGGGCTGGATCTATGCCAAAAAGGACAAGGAAATCGGTGGCACGATGATGCTCTGGACCCTGTTTTTCATAGCCAGTACGCTCACTCAAATTGGACTCGTCTACCATGCGGTCAGCATGATGTTCACTGAATTGAACAATAATGCGAACGCTCAGGCCCCGGAAGATCCGGCTGCAGAGCCCGCTGCTGTTGAAGCTGGTGAGGGCCCTGCCGATCCTGCAGTTGATGCAGCACCAGCCGAACCAGCGGTCCCATAA
- the tatC gene encoding twin-arginine translocase subunit TatC: MKPQSHDLFDESTMSFGDHLEALRIHLWKALIGLAICVVLALFIGHKIVAVVRAPIDSALKEYNLDKLPEEESPEQQKSIEDLIASLSAQENPTAENKALQKILQDYQHRINNIEDTMAEPVTLAVQEAFTTIYLKVSFVAGLVLASPWVIYQIWLFVAAGLYPHERKYVYIYLPISIFLFLGGALFCFYAVFPFVLNFLLGFNKLLGVNPQIRLSEWISFAITLPLMFGLSFQLPLIMLFLERISVFEVKDYIEKTRMAILVISIISMLMTPADPMSMLLMMLPLLLLYGLGIAMCKYFPSANASPFESPDTP; encoded by the coding sequence ATGAAACCACAGTCTCACGATCTATTTGACGAATCGACGATGAGCTTCGGAGATCACCTCGAAGCCCTGAGAATCCACCTCTGGAAGGCATTAATTGGACTGGCGATCTGTGTGGTCCTGGCCCTGTTTATCGGACATAAAATCGTTGCAGTGGTGCGGGCTCCCATCGATTCTGCTCTGAAAGAGTACAATCTGGACAAGCTCCCCGAAGAAGAGTCGCCAGAACAGCAGAAAAGCATTGAAGACCTGATCGCAAGCCTGAGTGCCCAGGAGAACCCCACTGCTGAAAACAAGGCACTGCAGAAGATTCTCCAGGACTATCAGCACCGGATCAACAACATCGAAGACACGATGGCAGAGCCGGTAACGCTGGCAGTTCAGGAAGCGTTTACCACGATTTACCTCAAGGTTTCTTTTGTCGCCGGTCTGGTATTGGCCAGTCCCTGGGTGATCTATCAGATCTGGCTGTTTGTGGCTGCGGGGCTCTACCCTCATGAACGCAAGTATGTCTATATCTACCTCCCGATCAGTATCTTTCTGTTTCTCGGTGGTGCCCTGTTCTGTTTCTATGCAGTCTTTCCGTTTGTCCTCAACTTCCTGCTTGGGTTCAATAAACTGCTGGGTGTGAATCCACAGATCCGGCTTTCGGAGTGGATCAGCTTTGCGATTACACTCCCCCTGATGTTCGGTCTGAGCTTCCAGTTACCACTGATCATGCTCTTCCTGGAACGCATCTCCGTCTTCGAAGTCAAAGATTACATCGAAAAAACCCGCATGGCCATCCTCGTGATTTCCATCATCTCGATGCTGATGACCCCCGCGGATCCGATGAGTATGCTGCTGATGATGCTGCCATTATTACTGCTTTATGGACTGGGAATCGCGATGTGCAAATATTTCCCCAGCGCCAACGCCAGCCCCTTTGAATCGCCAGATACCCCCTGA
- a CDS encoding dual specificity protein phosphatase family protein, with product MSTSTEQDAPVQPAEKPDRRHKLIKFSLLVCALIGGGVLLWEGLLEDRLVAKRFGVVEPGKIYRSGQISSHLIEPVLRENKIEKVIALNGSDLQKPYLKTEVETAKKLHIDHQVLHLIGDGTGDVDDYAEAVAELMRCEKAGKPVLVHCAAGAQRTGGVVAAYRMLVQKKSPEEAYQELLLYDWKPHKDQALINYLNQNLAELSKRLEQKVDWYEPPAEIPVIGK from the coding sequence ATGAGTACCAGCACTGAGCAGGATGCGCCTGTGCAACCCGCCGAGAAACCAGATCGGCGGCATAAACTGATTAAATTCTCCCTTCTGGTGTGCGCACTGATTGGTGGCGGAGTCCTGCTCTGGGAGGGCCTGCTCGAAGACCGTCTGGTTGCGAAACGCTTTGGCGTGGTGGAACCGGGTAAAATCTACCGCAGCGGCCAGATCTCCAGTCACCTGATTGAGCCCGTGCTGCGTGAAAATAAAATCGAAAAGGTCATCGCGCTCAACGGCAGCGACTTACAGAAGCCTTACCTGAAAACTGAAGTCGAAACGGCGAAGAAATTACACATCGACCACCAGGTGCTGCATCTGATTGGCGACGGAACAGGCGATGTTGACGATTACGCGGAAGCGGTCGCTGAACTCATGCGTTGTGAAAAAGCAGGCAAACCGGTTCTGGTCCATTGTGCCGCTGGTGCACAGCGAACCGGTGGTGTTGTCGCCGCTTATCGCATGCTGGTCCAGAAAAAGTCTCCTGAAGAAGCGTATCAGGAACTGCTGCTCTACGACTGGAAACCACACAAAGACCAGGCACTCATCAATTACCTGAACCAGAATCTGGCAGAGCTTTCCAAACGGCTCGAACAGAAAGTCGACTGGTATGAGCCGCCAGCCGAGATTCCTGTGATTGGGAAGTAA
- the ppk2 gene encoding polyphosphate kinase 2, with product MGSSKTDKQEQEAALMPVTWQRKLPQDVVPEEIQKKVKAAHKRDILCEKYPYRQKLKRPEYEEQLVPLQIELLKLQRWVELNGERIVLLFEGRDAAGKGGTIKRFTEHLNPRGARVVALPKPSDTQQGQWYFQRYIEHLPTEGEIVFFDRSWYNRGVVEPVMGFCRPTEHHTFLREVPQLENMLVNSGIHLFKLWFSVSREEQYRRFKSRETDQLKQWKLSPIDVKSLGMWDEYTNAQNAMFMATDTKACPWTVIRSDDKKRARLNCIRYVLNALSYPHKDESLVSDFDSAIIGPKEVIYDTSEW from the coding sequence ATGGGCTCGTCTAAAACAGACAAACAGGAACAGGAAGCGGCGCTCATGCCGGTCACCTGGCAGCGGAAACTTCCCCAGGATGTCGTACCGGAAGAAATCCAGAAGAAGGTAAAGGCAGCGCATAAACGCGATATCCTCTGCGAGAAATACCCCTATCGCCAGAAACTAAAACGACCGGAATACGAAGAACAGTTAGTGCCACTGCAGATTGAACTGTTAAAACTGCAGCGCTGGGTCGAACTGAATGGCGAACGGATAGTGTTACTGTTCGAAGGAAGGGATGCCGCCGGCAAGGGGGGCACGATAAAACGCTTCACCGAACACCTCAATCCCCGGGGTGCCCGGGTTGTCGCCTTGCCCAAACCGAGCGATACCCAGCAAGGCCAATGGTATTTCCAGCGATATATCGAGCATTTACCCACCGAAGGAGAAATCGTCTTCTTTGACCGTTCCTGGTATAACCGGGGCGTCGTCGAACCGGTGATGGGGTTTTGCCGCCCGACCGAGCACCACACCTTTCTCCGTGAGGTACCACAGCTGGAAAACATGCTGGTCAATTCGGGCATTCACCTGTTCAAGCTCTGGTTCTCTGTCAGCCGCGAAGAACAGTACCGCCGCTTCAAGTCACGGGAAACCGATCAACTGAAGCAGTGGAAACTCAGCCCCATCGACGTCAAGAGCCTGGGCATGTGGGACGAATACACCAATGCCCAGAATGCGATGTTCATGGCGACGGATACCAAAGCCTGTCCGTGGACAGTCATTCGTTCCGACGACAAAAAGCGAGCCCGGCTGAACTGCATTCGATATGTGTTGAACGCGCTTAGCTATCCACACAAGGATGAAAGCCTGGTGTCGGACTTCGATTCTGCCATCATTGGGCCCAAGGAAGTCATCTACGACACCAGTGAGTGGTAG